In Anaerolineales bacterium, a genomic segment contains:
- a CDS encoding glycosyltransferase family 4 protein — protein MTRVLIEASEVYRNTTGISRYSRALIRHLPSAAPDLDLVFSPPDYARRTHTRTPRTALSRFRHLAQHLYLTQIAVINATRQRQPGVIHSLNFFVPLLTAVPRVTTFFDLAYFDIPHHTDRFWGFYGRQLMPLFARQSAAIITPMAATKEAICRRFGVRPERVHVVGAGVDPHFRPVTDAAELGRVRLRYNLPLSGRFALYVGAWHAPKNLPTLIEAFTGLEGASLLITGQPHTNAELGVIAQARASHAPVQFLYHVPESDLPTLYTLARVVVLPSLYEGFGLPVIEAMACGTPVICSDIPILREVTDGAAALFPPEEPDILNELLKLLLFDEYEHLAWRSAALARSATFDWRQTAAAVAGVWRGVAG, from the coding sequence ATGACTCGTGTGTTGATCGAAGCCAGTGAGGTCTACCGTAACACCACCGGAATCAGCCGCTACAGTCGGGCGCTGATCCGCCACCTGCCAAGCGCTGCGCCCGATCTCGATCTCGTTTTTTCGCCGCCCGATTACGCTCGCCGAACGCATACGCGGACGCCGCGCACGGCGCTCAGTCGCTTTCGCCACCTTGCCCAACACCTCTACCTCACGCAGATTGCTGTGATCAACGCCACACGTCAGCGACAGCCAGGGGTGATCCATTCGTTGAACTTTTTCGTCCCTTTGCTGACGGCTGTCCCCCGTGTGACAACGTTCTTCGACCTTGCCTATTTTGATATTCCCCACCATACAGATCGCTTTTGGGGGTTTTACGGACGGCAGCTAATGCCCCTTTTTGCCCGCCAGAGCGCGGCGATTATCACCCCTATGGCGGCGACCAAAGAAGCCATTTGCCGGCGTTTTGGCGTTCGCCCAGAGCGTGTTCATGTCGTGGGCGCAGGCGTCGATCCGCACTTCCGTCCGGTGACCGATGCGGCGGAGTTGGGGCGCGTCCGGCTTCGCTATAACCTCCCGCTGAGCGGGAGGTTTGCCCTCTATGTGGGGGCATGGCACGCCCCGAAAAACCTTCCTACCCTCATTGAGGCATTCACTGGCTTGGAGGGGGCGTCACTGCTGATCACCGGACAACCGCACACGAACGCCGAATTGGGAGTGATTGCCCAAGCGCGGGCGAGTCACGCGCCGGTACAGTTCCTCTACCACGTCCCAGAGTCAGATTTGCCCACGCTCTATACCCTGGCGCGGGTGGTCGTCTTACCCTCCCTCTACGAGGGATTCGGCTTGCCCGTGATTGAAGCGATGGCATGTGGAACGCCCGTCATTTGCTCTGATATTCCCATCCTGCGGGAAGTGACTGACGGGGCGGCGGCGCTTTTCCCCCCCGAAGAACCAGATATTCTGAACGAACTGCTCAAACTGCTGCTCTTTGATGAATACGAACACCTTGCCTGGCGCTCCGCAGCGCTGGCACGTTCAGCAACCTTCGACTGGCGGCAGACGGCAGCGGCGGTGGCAGGCGTGTGGCGGGGGGTGGCGGGCTGA
- a CDS encoding iron-sulfur cluster assembly accessory protein, with protein MTDLIQHDEIEVAETDVLPLTVTPMAAAKIKELLAARNIPNHALRVFVSGGGCSGLQYGMAFEGSPSEYDTLLEVGEGIRVVIDPTSVMYIGGATIDFVDSLMGGGFRIDNPNAVSTCGCGTSFKTKGENSAQTGTGGGCGCH; from the coding sequence ATGACCGATTTGATTCAACATGATGAGATTGAAGTCGCTGAGACGGATGTCCTTCCCCTTACCGTAACGCCCATGGCGGCAGCGAAGATCAAAGAACTTCTTGCTGCCCGCAATATTCCCAACCATGCGCTGCGCGTGTTCGTCAGCGGTGGGGGCTGTTCCGGCTTGCAATATGGCATGGCGTTTGAGGGCAGCCCTAGCGAGTACGATACGCTTCTTGAGGTGGGCGAGGGGATTCGCGTTGTCATTGACCCCACTAGCGTTATGTACATTGGCGGGGCGACGATTGATTTTGTAGATAGCCTGATGGGTGGCGGTTTCCGCATTGATAACCCGAATGCCGTGTCCACCTGTGGCTGCGGGACATCCTTCAAGACAAAGGGCGAAAACAGCGCCCAAACAGGGACAGGCGGCGGCTGCGGCTGCCACTAA
- a CDS encoding histidine phosphatase family protein, with product MRIILARHGQSFVNVDPAKYAGQDTPLTPLGEAQAHALGVWLKTHHITDIGLIYASPLKRANQTAEIVNCYLEKPLEIDADLVEIERFDWGLLEKRDHPQSATISRTVDPYYAAFHERVGRFFTKLVGDVSRTDTLLVVAHGGTNGTLIRHIFRSLELATNTNNTGLHIFDWHEGNWIIRGINVTRHLPMEMLS from the coding sequence ATGCGCATCATTCTCGCCCGTCATGGGCAATCGTTCGTCAATGTCGACCCCGCCAAATATGCCGGACAGGATACCCCCTTAACCCCATTGGGAGAGGCACAAGCACATGCACTTGGCGTTTGGCTGAAAACACACCACATCACCGACATTGGGTTGATCTATGCCAGTCCGCTGAAACGCGCCAACCAAACGGCGGAAATCGTCAACTGCTATTTGGAAAAACCGCTTGAGATCGACGCCGATTTGGTCGAGATTGAACGCTTTGATTGGGGGCTGCTGGAAAAGCGCGATCACCCACAGAGCGCCACCATCAGCCGGACTGTTGACCCCTATTACGCTGCCTTTCACGAGCGCGTTGGGCGTTTCTTCACAAAGTTAGTCGGCGATGTCTCGCGCACGGATACCCTTCTCGTCGTGGCACATGGTGGGACGAACGGGACGCTCATCCGCCATATCTTTCGCTCCCTCGAACTCGCCACAAATACGAATAACACCGGCTTGCATATCTTCGATTGGCATGAGGGTAATTGGATCATTCGGGGGATCAACGTCACCCGCCACCTGCCCATGGAGATGCTTTCATGA
- a CDS encoding pseudouridine-5'-phosphate glycosidase: MSIRPEAVTVHPEVREALAAGMPVVALESTIIAHGMPYPTNLEVAHRCEQLVREAGAVPATLAILGGVIRVGLSAPELEYFATSQTILKAVERDFPMILARKADAAVTAGSSLAIAAAAGISVFVTGGIGGVGASAAQDFDISADLLAIAEYPVLTVCSGTKAFMDIPATLEYLETLRVPVIGYRFAEFPMFYTRGSGVGLEWVAQSPAEVAAILAARLHLSTSGGVLLGVPVPETAELPAAESRAAIQAALAHLREKGISGKGVTPFVLNAIKEYTGAASLRANVALIENNARVGAEIAAAFAK; encoded by the coding sequence ATGAGCATCCGTCCAGAAGCAGTTACCGTCCATCCCGAAGTGCGCGAGGCGCTGGCGGCGGGGATGCCGGTTGTCGCCCTTGAAAGCACAATCATTGCACACGGAATGCCCTACCCCACCAACCTTGAGGTTGCCCACCGCTGCGAACAGCTTGTCCGCGAGGCGGGAGCAGTTCCCGCCACCCTCGCCATTCTGGGCGGCGTCATTCGCGTTGGCTTAAGCGCCCCTGAACTGGAATACTTCGCCACTAGCCAAACGATCTTGAAGGCGGTGGAGCGCGATTTTCCGATGATCCTCGCCCGTAAAGCGGACGCCGCGGTGACCGCTGGCAGTAGCCTTGCCATTGCTGCCGCTGCCGGAATCAGCGTTTTTGTCACGGGCGGAATCGGTGGGGTGGGGGCAAGCGCCGCCCAAGATTTCGACATCTCTGCCGATTTGCTGGCAATTGCCGAATACCCCGTCCTCACCGTCTGTTCGGGGACGAAAGCGTTTATGGACATCCCCGCCACGCTGGAATACCTAGAGACGCTCCGCGTCCCAGTGATCGGCTACCGCTTCGCAGAATTTCCGATGTTCTACACGCGGGGGAGCGGCGTCGGGCTGGAATGGGTTGCCCAATCCCCGGCAGAGGTCGCGGCGATCCTCGCGGCGCGGCTGCACCTGAGCACGTCCGGCGGCGTCTTGTTGGGCGTTCCCGTTCCAGAAACGGCGGAACTTCCGGCGGCGGAATCGCGGGCGGCGATCCAAGCAGCGTTGGCGCATCTACGGGAGAAAGGCATCAGCGGGAAGGGTGTCACGCCTTTCGTCTTGAACGCGATCAAGGAGTACACCGGCGCGGCGAGTCTACGGGCAAATGTCGCCCTGATTGAGAATAATGCCCGCGTGGGCGCTGAGATCGCCGCTGCCTTTGCCAAGTAG
- the rpmJ gene encoding 50S ribosomal protein L36 produces MKVRPSVRKMCAKCRFVRRRGYLYVICSVDPKHKQRQG; encoded by the coding sequence ATGAAGGTACGTCCTTCGGTGCGGAAGATGTGCGCGAAATGCCGTTTTGTGCGGCGGCGCGGCTATCTGTATGTCATTTGCAGCGTTGACCCCAAACATAAACAACGGCAGGGGTAA
- the murJ gene encoding murein biosynthesis integral membrane protein MurJ → MTDAPHESPAAEPLRPPTAGRIARSAAMVIGILTFGKAFSLIEKWIGLDRFGVGREWDTFTAANQLPSQLYILISGGALAYAFIPIFSGLLSKGARDSAWKLTSNVVNTVFLTALFLSVIVFFTAPWLVANVTAPGFAQGADGAAKVAQTANLMRILLLSLILFSISGLVSGVLHTHQTFLYPALSPIFYDVGNLIGVAILARFMGIYGAAVGAVIGAALHLAIQIPGLIRIRARWQPYLNWRNAELRQVITLMIPRAVGLSLANLNLLVAGNIASRLAEGSTAAFDRGYALMQIPQTIIGTAMGLVIFPTLALLSARDDLDGKRTAMSGSLRFILTAAIPAAVLLAVGGRPFVAILEGGAFDSAGVSRVFFVLQLFALGIVTQSALEIVARAFYADKDMVVPLAAQLVEVVCNIGFAFLFVAWFQVAGLGLANSLAVGIELLILILVLRRRWKGIHEGVLLTTLLKTSLASAVMAAVMIAFAPTINGITPFSDPRLLNAFHGGVQLALGVIVFVGMAFLLRMREIGEIRRLLFQRAVKP, encoded by the coding sequence ATGACTGACGCGCCACACGAATCACCCGCCGCCGAACCCTTACGCCCACCCACCGCCGGACGGATCGCCCGCTCTGCGGCGATGGTCATCGGTATTCTGACCTTTGGTAAGGCGTTCAGCCTGATCGAAAAATGGATTGGCTTGGATCGCTTTGGCGTCGGGCGGGAGTGGGATACCTTCACCGCTGCGAATCAGCTTCCCTCCCAGTTGTATATCCTCATTTCGGGGGGGGCGCTTGCCTACGCCTTTATCCCTATCTTCAGCGGGCTGCTGAGCAAGGGAGCGCGAGACAGCGCGTGGAAACTGACCTCGAATGTCGTCAACACCGTGTTCCTCACCGCGCTTTTCCTCAGCGTGATCGTCTTTTTTACCGCTCCCTGGCTGGTGGCGAATGTCACTGCCCCCGGCTTTGCGCAAGGGGCAGATGGGGCAGCAAAGGTGGCGCAAACGGCAAACCTGATGCGTATTCTGCTGCTCAGTCTGATTCTGTTTTCCATCAGCGGATTGGTGTCGGGCGTCTTGCACACGCATCAAACATTTCTCTATCCGGCGCTCTCGCCCATCTTTTACGATGTGGGCAATCTAATCGGCGTGGCGATCTTGGCACGCTTCATGGGCATTTACGGCGCGGCGGTGGGCGCGGTGATTGGCGCGGCGCTCCATTTGGCGATTCAAATCCCCGGACTGATCCGCATCCGCGCCCGCTGGCAACCCTATCTGAACTGGCGAAACGCCGAACTGCGGCAGGTGATCACCCTCATGATTCCTCGCGCTGTGGGGCTTTCACTGGCGAACCTAAACCTCTTGGTAGCGGGTAATATCGCCTCCCGTTTGGCGGAAGGGTCTACGGCGGCGTTTGATCGTGGCTATGCGCTGATGCAAATTCCGCAGACGATCATCGGCACGGCGATGGGGTTGGTCATCTTCCCGACACTGGCGCTGCTGAGCGCACGGGACGATCTGGACGGCAAACGGACAGCGATGAGCGGGTCGCTGCGCTTCATCCTCACCGCCGCGATTCCGGCTGCCGTCTTGCTGGCGGTGGGGGGGCGTCCTTTTGTGGCGATCTTGGAGGGCGGGGCGTTCGACAGCGCTGGTGTCAGCCGCGTCTTTTTCGTGTTGCAACTGTTTGCCTTAGGCATTGTCACCCAGAGCGCCCTAGAGATTGTCGCCCGTGCCTTCTATGCCGATAAAGATATGGTTGTGCCGCTTGCCGCGCAGCTTGTGGAGGTCGTCTGCAACATCGGCTTTGCTTTCCTCTTTGTGGCATGGTTTCAGGTTGCTGGTTTGGGCTTGGCGAACAGCCTTGCGGTAGGCATTGAACTGCTGATCTTGATCCTTGTTCTGCGGCGGCGCTGGAAAGGTATTCACGAAGGCGTCCTGCTGACGACGCTGCTCAAAACGAGCCTTGCCTCGGCGGTCATGGCGGCGGTGATGATCGCCTTTGCCCCCACGATCAACGGGATCACCCCTTTCAGCGATCCGCGCCTGTTGAACGCCTTTCATGGCGGGGTGCAGCTTGCCCTAGGGGTGATCGTCTTTGTGGGGATGGCATTCCTGTTGCGAATGCGCGAGATCGGAGAGATACGTAGGCTACTCTTTCAGCGGGCGGTCAAGCCCTAA
- a CDS encoding tetratricopeptide repeat protein, translated as MSERVRERRRLERENRRQQYALYDDLAGEAPSALELAEDARYAQRMSLLKFTLVMSGVAMLLFTGLITLALIILPTWFRSLPTSEQVVWMNRLPLLEAFKPTRVYGLDTLPTANPGNDATAMALLGNPPALGTEETSPPSAEAVVPAVPSPSLTPSLPFVSRVTPMLATNTPVIAAIGATPTPGEANFLPPPTATFAPTLPPLPPPTFIPVPAYYQASGYKFVKQKWNTCGPANLTQALNYLGWTGGQDTVIDYLKPDREDRNVNPWELVNFVNEYLNAQRGTPYKALVRVGGTLDLLKRIVANNFAVIIEKGYSLPEEGWLGHYLTIQGYDDTRGEMHGLDTYLGDRWESYDSLDTRWQQFNRVFIVIYPADRERELADVLGGYKDVNYAIQFALSKAKEEASIQTDNPYAWFNLGSAYVLQGDYARAATAFDRARNIGTMLPWRFLWYQFTPYEAYYHAGNYGEVLKLANATLANSADLEESLYWKGMALAAQGDYTAAKQAFQRAVRINTRSTLAAQRLAEIDNGTFRPPL; from the coding sequence ATGTCCGAACGGGTACGCGAACGCCGCCGTTTAGAGCGGGAAAATCGACGGCAGCAATATGCCTTATACGACGATCTCGCAGGAGAAGCGCCAAGCGCCCTTGAGCTTGCCGAGGATGCCCGCTATGCTCAACGCATGAGCCTCCTCAAATTTACGCTGGTCATGTCCGGCGTGGCAATGCTGCTCTTTACAGGGTTGATTACTCTCGCCCTGATCATCCTCCCAACGTGGTTTCGCAGCTTACCCACCAGCGAACAAGTTGTTTGGATGAACCGCTTGCCCCTTTTAGAAGCCTTCAAACCGACCCGCGTTTATGGGTTGGATACGCTCCCAACGGCAAATCCGGGCAACGATGCCACCGCCATGGCGCTCTTGGGGAATCCCCCTGCGCTAGGGACGGAAGAAACGTCTCCGCCTAGCGCGGAAGCCGTTGTTCCCGCCGTCCCATCGCCTAGCCTCACGCCAAGCCTTCCCTTTGTCTCCCGTGTGACACCCATGCTGGCGACGAATACGCCGGTGATTGCCGCGATTGGGGCAACGCCAACCCCCGGCGAGGCAAATTTCCTCCCGCCGCCCACCGCCACCTTCGCGCCGACCTTGCCGCCGCTGCCGCCGCCGACGTTCATCCCTGTTCCGGCGTATTATCAGGCATCTGGCTATAAGTTCGTCAAACAAAAATGGAACACCTGCGGACCGGCAAACCTAACCCAAGCGCTCAATTACCTCGGCTGGACGGGCGGGCAAGATACGGTGATCGACTACCTGAAGCCGGATCGGGAAGATCGCAATGTGAACCCCTGGGAACTCGTTAATTTCGTCAACGAGTATCTCAACGCACAGCGCGGCACGCCATATAAAGCGTTGGTGCGCGTCGGCGGGACGCTCGACCTACTGAAACGCATCGTCGCCAATAATTTTGCCGTGATCATCGAGAAGGGCTACTCCCTGCCCGAAGAAGGGTGGCTTGGGCATTACCTCACCATTCAGGGCTATGACGACACACGGGGCGAAATGCACGGCTTGGACACCTATCTAGGGGATCGTTGGGAGAGCTACGACTCGCTGGATACGCGCTGGCAGCAATTCAACCGTGTCTTTATCGTCATTTACCCCGCAGACCGTGAACGGGAACTTGCCGATGTATTGGGCGGCTACAAGGATGTGAACTATGCCATTCAGTTCGCCCTGAGCAAGGCAAAGGAAGAAGCCTCCATCCAGACAGATAACCCCTATGCGTGGTTCAATCTGGGGTCGGCATACGTCCTACAGGGGGATTATGCCCGCGCCGCCACCGCCTTTGACCGCGCTCGAAATATCGGGACGATGCTCCCCTGGCGCTTTTTGTGGTATCAATTCACTCCCTATGAGGCGTACTATCACGCTGGCAATTATGGCGAGGTCTTGAAACTTGCCAATGCAACGCTGGCGAACTCGGCAGATTTGGAAGAATCGCTCTATTGGAAGGGGATGGCGCTTGCCGCACAGGGCGATTACACAGCGGCGAAACAAGCCTTCCAACGGGCGGTGCGCATCAACACCCGCTCCACATTGGCGGCGCAGCGCCTTGCCGAGATTGATAATGGGACGTTCCGTCCGCCGCTGTAA
- a CDS encoding glycosyltransferase family 2 protein has protein sequence MPCYNEVKTIQEVVQAVKDTAIAHEIIIVDDGSTDGTRDLLTAYADDPLVRVILHDHNQGKGAAVRTGFAAATGEIFLIQDADLEYDPRDYPKLLQPLQENKTMVVYGSRFLGGPRSTMFFWNMIANRTLTLITNILYNTILSDMETCYKVMRAEVVKGMRLRSRRFEFEPEITSKILKRGYRIYEVPISYNGRPWDEGKKIKWTDAPIAVFTLVRYRFVN, from the coding sequence ATCCCCTGCTACAACGAAGTAAAAACGATCCAAGAGGTCGTTCAGGCAGTCAAAGACACCGCCATTGCTCACGAGATTATCATTGTTGATGATGGCTCAACGGACGGCACACGTGATCTGCTGACCGCCTATGCCGATGATCCATTGGTGCGGGTGATCCTCCACGATCACAATCAGGGCAAGGGCGCTGCCGTGCGGACGGGCTTTGCCGCCGCCACTGGCGAGATTTTCCTGATCCAAGACGCCGATTTGGAATACGACCCCCGCGATTACCCAAAGCTGCTCCAGCCGCTTCAAGAAAACAAGACGATGGTCGTCTATGGATCGCGTTTCCTCGGCGGTCCGCGCTCCACGATGTTTTTCTGGAACATGATCGCCAACCGCACCCTAACGCTGATCACGAACATCCTCTACAACACGATTCTCAGCGATATGGAAACCTGTTACAAGGTCATGCGGGCAGAGGTCGTCAAGGGGATGCGGTTGCGCTCCCGACGCTTTGAATTTGAGCCAGAGATTACCTCGAAAATCCTCAAGCGCGGCTACCGCATTTACGAAGTGCCGATCTCGTACAACGGGCGTCCCTGGGACGAGGGGAAAAAGATCAAATGGACAGATGCCCCCATTGCCGTCTTTACCCTTGTCCGTTACCGCTTTGTAAATTAA
- a CDS encoding glycosyltransferase family 39 protein — MMRRRALAAVVVILLAGAAVRLHTLNTAYPFHPDEALYGTYARRLARYGEYLFPDVPLDKPPVGIILTGWSFALFGETPFGGRIATVFVSLLTLAAFYALLHSGGRGTIKDIAPIALLLLTVAPFEVSFAATLFHDPLLTLWLISAAMALARQRAAWAGAFAALALATKQSAIQFLPLYALLGISIRSKVFSWRDALRFACPLGIGISALAVWSAARAFPIDFWTLGVTNPGALRWIRAEEVLPRLATWGSYVGDSFGGIPAPLLFSAAALVAAVRHTGRFRAEGVAAVGVLGTFFLYWLVAFPLYDRYLVPLVPLMVILMARGMCLLLGVRRARWVALVVSLAMILPLVALRQDSADLGVAGLARAIKTRLPAESVVWDHWLGWELGWYLGEPVGMKVIWQPTPEAFARAACGTTLTNGHTYFAAPLNGELDRWRMTFAAFGGRMSLLYDQDRLVLYALDCTF, encoded by the coding sequence ATGATGCGCCGCCGCGCTCTCGCCGCCGTCGTTGTGATCCTTCTGGCGGGGGCGGCGGTACGTCTGCACACACTCAACACCGCCTATCCCTTTCACCCCGACGAGGCGCTCTATGGGACGTATGCCCGCCGCCTCGCCCGCTATGGCGAATACCTCTTCCCCGATGTTCCCCTAGATAAACCGCCCGTTGGGATTATTCTCACCGGTTGGTCGTTCGCCCTTTTTGGCGAAACCCCCTTCGGCGGGCGCATTGCCACTGTCTTTGTCTCGCTGCTCACGCTTGCCGCCTTTTATGCCCTCCTGCACAGCGGAGGGCGCGGCACAATCAAGGACATTGCTCCGATTGCTCTCCTGCTGCTGACCGTCGCCCCCTTCGAGGTCAGCTTTGCCGCCACCCTCTTTCACGATCCGCTGCTCACCCTCTGGCTGATCAGCGCCGCCATGGCGCTGGCACGGCAAAGGGCGGCATGGGCGGGGGCGTTCGCTGCCCTCGCCCTTGCCACCAAACAGAGCGCAATCCAGTTTTTGCCGCTCTACGCCCTGCTTGGAATCAGCATCCGCAGTAAGGTGTTTTCGTGGCGGGATGCCCTTCGCTTTGCCTGTCCTTTGGGGATTGGAATCAGCGCGTTGGCGGTGTGGAGCGCGGCGCGTGCCTTCCCCATTGATTTCTGGACGCTTGGCGTGACGAATCCCGGTGCGCTGCGGTGGATTCGCGCTGAGGAAGTCCTCCCGCGCCTTGCCACTTGGGGGAGCTATGTGGGTGATTCCTTTGGGGGGATTCCCGCCCCATTGCTCTTTTCGGCGGCGGCACTCGTTGCCGCGGTGCGCCATACGGGGCGTTTTCGCGCCGAGGGAGTCGCGGCGGTGGGCGTGCTTGGGACGTTCTTCCTCTATTGGCTGGTCGCCTTCCCCCTCTATGATCGCTACCTTGTGCCGCTCGTCCCGCTGATGGTGATCCTCATGGCGCGGGGAATGTGTCTCTTGCTCGGCGTCCGTCGGGCGCGGTGGGTTGCCCTTGTCGTCAGCCTCGCCATGATCCTGCCGCTTGTCGCCCTCCGGCAGGACTCGGCTGATCTGGGAGTGGCGGGCTTGGCGCGGGCGATCAAAACACGGCTGCCCGCCGAGTCGGTGGTTTGGGATCACTGGCTTGGGTGGGAACTCGGTTGGTACTTAGGCGAACCAGTGGGAATGAAAGTAATTTGGCAGCCGACGCCGGAAGCCTTTGCCCGCGCCGCCTGCGGAACGACGCTGACGAATGGGCATACCTATTTCGCCGCCCCTCTCAACGGCGAACTGGATCGCTGGCGGATGACCTTTGCCGCCTTTGGCGGGCGAATGTCGCTGCTCTACGATCAGGATCGTCTTGTTCTCTACGCGCTGGACTGCACCTTTTGA
- a CDS encoding GNAT family N-acetyltransferase, whose protein sequence is MVIEPVQLEGRVVRLEPLTRAHLEGLCAVGLDESIWRYMAAMIRSRADMHTYLEAALAGQVAGTLLPFVTVSQATNQPIGSTRYMAIDRDAHRLEIGGTWLTPAAQRTGANTEAKYLMLRHAFETLGCLRVELKTDALNSKSRAAILRIGARQEGIFRNHMISHDGRIRHSVYFSITNDEWGAVKALLEGFMSGG, encoded by the coding sequence ATGGTCATTGAACCCGTGCAGTTGGAAGGGCGCGTCGTCCGTCTTGAACCGCTCACCCGCGCCCACCTTGAGGGGTTGTGCGCCGTTGGGTTAGACGAATCGATCTGGCGCTATATGGCGGCGATGATTCGCAGCCGGGCAGACATGCACACCTATCTTGAGGCGGCGCTGGCGGGGCAAGTCGCCGGAACGCTGCTCCCTTTTGTCACCGTCTCCCAAGCGACGAATCAGCCCATCGGCAGCACGCGCTATATGGCGATAGACCGCGATGCCCACCGCCTCGAAATTGGCGGAACATGGCTGACGCCCGCCGCACAGCGGACGGGGGCGAACACCGAGGCAAAGTACCTCATGCTCCGCCATGCCTTTGAGACGTTGGGTTGTTTGCGGGTGGAGCTAAAAACGGACGCCCTGAACAGCAAATCGCGGGCGGCGATCCTCCGCATTGGGGCGCGGCAGGAAGGGATTTTTCGCAACCACATGATCAGCCACGATGGGCGCATCCGCCACAGCGTCTACTTCAGCATTACGAATGACGAGTGGGGGGCGGTCAAAGCGCTGTTAGAGGGGTTTATGAGCGGCGGCTGA
- a CDS encoding PAS domain-containing protein: MIDATAVLVIALALAGAIQFLFWQRARRGQERLAGRLVTLEREQRLAKADAESAHQETAQIADASYDPILVVDSERRIRRLNQAARDLFGVGEGSLGTSFIAVTRSHELEGYLTAALHGEPRLDQQLTLDQFTFRARIVRHTGNDGAVIRVVVTLNNVTELIRLTRARRDMVANFSHDMRTPISSIRLLVEMLRQNLGKNPQGDQTKLAKIASATDSLQHMMQELLDLSTIESGRAIMRMVETTFGDILSRSLEMMEAQFEEKGLTVINEAAMDVRVLADPDQVRRVINNIFHNAVKFTPKKGEIVISTAQTTSHLAVCIKDSGPGIPPFERTRVFERFYQVDGTRSGAADSRGRGTGLGLAIGKHIIEAHGGRIWVEGGIPSGACLLFTLPLA, translated from the coding sequence ATGATTGATGCAACAGCCGTCCTCGTGATCGCCCTCGCCCTTGCGGGGGCGATTCAGTTTTTGTTTTGGCAGCGGGCGCGGCGTGGGCAGGAACGCCTTGCGGGGAGGCTTGTCACCCTTGAGCGTGAACAACGCCTTGCCAAAGCCGACGCCGAGAGCGCCCACCAAGAGACAGCGCAGATTGCCGATGCCAGTTACGATCCGATTCTGGTTGTGGATTCCGAACGGCGCATCCGGCGGCTGAATCAGGCGGCACGCGATCTGTTTGGGGTGGGGGAGGGCAGCCTCGGCACGTCGTTTATTGCCGTCACCCGCTCCCACGAGTTGGAAGGCTACTTGACGGCGGCGCTGCACGGTGAGCCGCGCCTTGACCAGCAGTTGACCCTTGACCAGTTCACCTTTCGCGCTCGAATTGTTCGTCATACCGGGAACGATGGCGCGGTGATCCGCGTCGTCGTAACCCTCAACAATGTGACCGAACTGATCCGCCTGACACGGGCGCGGCGCGATATGGTGGCGAACTTTTCCCACGATATGCGCACGCCCATCAGTTCGATTCGCCTTCTGGTGGAGATGCTTCGTCAGAATCTTGGCAAAAACCCACAAGGCGACCAAACGAAACTGGCGAAGATTGCCAGCGCTACCGACAGCCTTCAACATATGATGCAAGAATTGCTCGACCTCAGCACCATTGAATCGGGGCGGGCGATCATGCGCATGGTGGAGACAACCTTTGGCGATATTCTTAGCCGCAGCCTTGAGATGATGGAAGCCCAATTTGAAGAAAAAGGGCTGACGGTGATCAACGAAGCGGCGATGGATGTGCGCGTCCTTGCCGACCCAGATCAAGTGCGGCGCGTGATCAACAATATTTTTCATAATGCGGTGAAATTCACCCCCAAAAAAGGCGAGATAGTCATCAGCACAGCACAGACGACCTCTCATCTTGCGGTGTGCATCAAAGACAGCGGGCCGGGGATTCCCCCCTTTGAGCGGACGCGGGTCTTTGAGCGTTTCTATCAGGTTGATGGAACGCGCAGCGGCGCGGCGGACTCGCGGGGGCGGGGGACGGGGTTGGGTCTTGCCATTGGGAAACACATTATCGAGGCACACGGCGGGCGAATCTGGGTAGAGGGGGGGATTCCCTCTGGCGCGTGTTTGTTGTTCACCCTTCCCCTCGCCTGA